The Mytilus galloprovincialis chromosome 11, xbMytGall1.hap1.1, whole genome shotgun sequence genome contains the following window.
AAATTTAAAGCTCAATGTAAAATCTTCTCTTAGCATATATAACCTTTTTTGCTTCAAAACTATGATCATGTACtcagaaataatttatttatgtcATTGTGTAGATATTTGAATGAAAGACATTTTGGGTACGGTTCCATATACATAAGATAAATTCCGGAAATAATCTTGAAATTCCTTAATGATATGCTACAGAATTCAACTATTACTTTAAGGTTAAGACTTCACATTGACCCTTAAAAATAATAGATACCGAAACTATCAAAATGAATAGATTTTACAATACCATATTCAATTGTAAAACAACATGCTGACATAATTTACATTTCGTAAACGTTAgggtttttcttttaatttcagtttctaaatctgaagaatattttattttcatgttgtaaGCCTTAGATATAgattaatatttatcaaagataTCTGGCTTATAGTTTTTCAAGCAACGAGTGTTGTTTACATTATAATGATCGGAAGCGTTCATAGTATAACCATttatttcccgtttgaatggtttaatacTTAGTCTAGTCATTATTTCTGGGCCCCTTATACAATTGTATCTTGCTGTTCGGTAaaagccaaggttccgtgttgaagaccgttttTGCTCtaaaatagtttacttttacaaattgtgacttggatggagagttgtctcatttgcaatcataccacatctttttatatctatatcttGTGTATAGTAACTAGTCATGCTAGCGATGTTTGTAACGTGAAACTTACCGCTTCCTTTTGAGTCTAAAATACACTATTATTGACAATATTATCACAACCAGTACAGCCGAACCACTACTCAAAGATGCTATAATAGAAATGCTGTTATCTGGATTTTTAACTAGGCTACCTGAAATTAATAGAAATGCTTTTTGACAAGAAGGTAGAATATTCTCAATAGATGAATGAAAAGGGGATTGATCACCATTCATTCTTGTATGTTATCGGATGTTAAAACGTGTGCGCTAGATCGGATATATAGTGAAAAAACTTCCTGTTCTAAATACACTGTAATTTCATCAATAATGTATCAGATTAAAACAAACGAATTCAATAACCACGAATTTAATGAACACGAATTCATTAAATGCATCCTCGGAACTATGATATCTGTGATATATTTCGTCTCTATCAGTATAGTTGTCTCATggcaattttaacacattttataaatgtttcaCTCTTTTGTAAGACCTTTACATTCGATTTTATTAAAAGTCTTTCTGAGTTATTTGATCTATatctaatagttttttttttgcaataccaaattaaaaaattgcaaaaaatcaaaaattaccgTCTACAGTTTATTCAGTAAGTCGATGAACAAGTAAGTTTGCTTTTGTTTAACAAGAAAAtctcaaacaaaacaaaaattgggTATTTAGCTTTTATCTATTAATATTCCTTACAATATTTgggtttattttataatttgaccAGGTTTATATAGCATGTTTCTCTAttgtcataaaaattcataatatctaataaaattaatagatttagctaacaaagcccttatatttcaataaggtaactttatttgttaatggaaaattgttttaatgttaattaggcttaaataaaaaattgtttgctttcccctctctgtgattaaagtAAGATAACTCTGGTCAATTTTCCTAACATTCAATCATTATGGAAAGATGATatagttctgttttcatttatagtctttttcagaaAAGTTGTAATTGTTTTGGGTAGGTCCCTATTACAATTTTACACTAGCATTCGGCATCAGTTAGAATAAAATGGTGGCTATGGTGTactgttttgtgtttgtgttaGGCGTTATTACACTTCTTTCATAAATTTTTCTTAAGGGATCGAGTAAAGCAGATAAGTTACATCAGCTTTCTGCTTCATTTGAGTTCTGGCATAATGGTATACATCATACCGATCTTAGAAACAAATGCCGTTTTACGAGTAGAATGACGAATGCTGTTGGACAGTTTTTGATGCATACCACAACCTGAAACAGTGTATTCTTGACAGCACAATTAACGTTTTTCACGGGCATATTGTACCTCAAATTAAAAGTAGGAaaaaagtggttttttttaataatttccagGATATTGCTTTAATGGAGCGCAATTTCATGAACACTGGGAAGATGCTTTTTCTGTGACATAGTCACTTGTTTCAGAATAtttccccctatataccttaatggtAAAGTTTTATTCTGTAACGAGTGCATGTGATCTGTGATTTAGAGCAGTTTGTCTCATCAATTAAGAAAGTTAGTGATGATGAAGGCAGATTAGACCTTGCTTACTTTTGACGTATAAAAACGGTATGTATACttacatataacaaaacaatatttataagataacacaataattttttatattggtatatattaattttaaacgtttcaaaaaaattaaagatattataGATTTACATAAATGTCTTTGATAAACTAAAACATACGAGTATCTAGTACATTACAGATTTTGTAAcgattttaaatttaataaaaaatactataTTCATAAGATATAATTATAACCCTGTTCAAGGTAGACAATCAACATGTTGActttatgaaattaaacatagACTCGCAGTTCAAAGGAATATAACTCTTGTatacaaatgacacatcaatCAAGTTATTTAGCTGCGAATTTGTGCGCCACCTTCAAGgaagattctaaattatcaatataacaacaatttgttaatctatagatactaACGACAAATGATTGCTAACcacagtaaagaatatttgtttgtaatttttaaacacttactcagaaaaatgctcgaactacttgactttcaaagcTCATAATAAACGTGTTTACACACTGATATAATATGGTTGTTAAACATTACAAACCTGTAATCCGTATAAGACACTATACACCTCGTGTGCTTGCATTAacttatccaaaaatatatttatttcaaacctaaatatttcgacatgttatttacatttaataaattttagaatactaattttgtcaaaatttccggttaagatttgactaaataccaaattcctgatatcgtcaggtaaatatgctagttTGTAACTTTTAAGTCTGTTAAAAAAGCTTGAAAGTgaaagtttctttttttatatgctaTACTCACCGATTCATTGCATATCTTTATGAAAAGAAGAAacgtatttttttaaatgtctaaaatcaaattcttttttcttttgagaaAACGCAATTCCAgataaattcaaaacattatatgaaggcCGTAATCATACATTTCGAATTATTTTGTAAAGTTCATATATCGAGCTGTACGGAaatattatcatctttttttttaaatttttattttcaatcaatcaattcaaagATAATTTCTAAGATTCAATAATGTGGTAAATGGGAAATTAAAAGTataatttgtaattgtaaatCCAGATTATATTCAAAACAGGTGTTTGGTCATAACATATACTGTGcaacaaatatgaaataagtaagttaatttgatttgttagaattatttttaaaaacgttTTAATTGAAATAAGCAACACAAATAAATCTACAAAAGTAGGAGGTTATCACCTGACAAAATTAAACGTTCGATTTTTTCAATTATCTGTCACATTCCTAGCTGGGAACAAACGTTTTGTAATGAAAATGGTGGTTAAATTTGTGTTTATAGCCACAAAAAAAAGTATCTTATTATGAAAGTTGAGTTATATTTTTGCATATTAAAGAGCAGGCAGAAAAATTGAATAGTTGAATAGAAAATGCTTCATAaaagttattttcaattttatttttatttctaaagaagttttcttcaaatatgtcattatttattttaaagatattttaccAAAAGTTTTTGTATTAATGATCATAAATTAATGGTCGGTGCAATATTGTTAGCTGCTGATATCTTGTGTTagtgaaataaataaagatatttttttttatatttaaccaaGGAGTTAAGTGTATCTTACTTGTTGTGTCGTTCAGATCTTTCTTTCTGTAATTTGATTGAAAATGGACTCTGATTCTAAGTTTCGTTAACagaaaaaagtcaaaaagtcttttgtataaaatttttaaacatgAGTTGAGACACATTATCGGGATAGaaaacaatttgattaaaatacaTAGAGTTCTGTGTCCATGCTTCTCGTTCACGGATCTGACAACGTCCCGTTCTTTTTTCTGTATGTAGTGACTTTAACTGCGTAACTTCTCCTTAATATTTTAATTGCTGCACAGTGCAAGTGCAAGGGAAgacaaatgatgaaaaaatataaactagCTTTCACTGAAAGATAGTATAGTGATAAAAGATGTTTTACGAGAAAATGATATACACAAATTCAATTAACAACTAGGGAAAAGTATAATAAACATATGGTGAgtctaaaaaatataaacaatatcatCGCTTTATCAGTTCACTTACTTTTCACGTGTTACATGAATTTGGTTCATGGGTTATAAATATGATGCTTCGGTAAACTATAGCAACAAATTCGAAATTCCAAGAATCTAtatttttaaatctatatttctgtttatatcgggttatatgACCGTCGTCTGTCTTCGGAAATGACCTCAATTGTTAATTAGATTGCGTCAAAACGAACTTACTGACAACATgctgatacatattatcgagcATATGCATTGTTAATagattattttagattttaatgatttagatatacgttttagtatgtttaaaatcaaatatgaataatTGAGAAAATTCGGtgaaaatgaatttgacagcCCTTATGTTATAAATACATGAAACTCGTTTTATATGATGTCACAAGCTCATTGATAATAAACGTTAACAATACAGAGAAAGTGCCTGTGCATTCATGATATTTGTTAATGTGTTAATGTGTGTTAATGACAAACCTTCACAATCACTTCCATCACAAACGTCAACACAACTTCCGGTCACCTGATCACAAACACTACCAGAGCATGAAACTGGACAGGCGTACTTACATTTTTGTCCAAACCAACCAGGCTTGCACCCGGATGTACATAACCCTGTTTTCTGATTACACATATTGTTCAGACAATTTGTATTACATGTTCCAGTGCATGAAAATCCATATAGGCCATTTTCACATCCATATGAACAATTGTTTGCGGAATAAAtacactttttatttttacatccGGAATAGCAGCTTTGAGTACAGAAATTTCCAAAGTATCCATCGTCGCATCCAAACAAACAATTTCCATTTCCAGGGTTGCAATTTCCTCTAGAAGTTCCAGCACAATTTGTACAACTATTTTCACAATATTCGCCGTATTTATCAACAACACATTGCTGCGAACATTTACCGGAATCTATGTCGCATTCGTTGTTAAAACAAGTCTGTGAGCACTCATTTGTGCATGATTGACCATACCATCCATTTGCACAGCCGTCATTACAGATTCCAGTTAATTGATTACAAACTACTGTTGAGGACTTCGAGCAATGGCTACTACACGGACTTTGACAAGTTTGCCCATAATACCCAGGTTGACATGTCGAACAAGTTCCAAATAATCTTTCACAATCTGTGCAAGTGTTTACACAAGGTGTTTTGCATTGAGTGCCATAAAAACCAGACGTGCAGTTATATATGCATTCACCACTATCACGATCACACAAATTGCCATAACAATTTTCACTACATCGTAAATTACACGTAGCACCGTACCATCCCGTTACACAGTTACCTGAACATCTCCCACTGAGACGATCACAGGAAGTACTTATGCAATGAATTGCATTATTACAAGGTATGTTACAATATGTCCCATACCATCCATCCTTACAACTGTTAAGGCAATATCCGTCAATACCGTCACAAATTATTTGTCCAGAGGGAGAGAGACCACAATTTGTATTACAATTGCTTTGGCAGTTCAGTCCATATTTTCCAGGAGCACAGCCTTCACAATTTCCAGTTGTTTGATTGCATAAGGTACAGGAAGAGCAGGAATTAACACAAAGCTGTCCAAATTTTCCAGGTGCGCACCCTTCAGAGCATAATCCCGTTGTCTGATTGCATCGAGATAACTTGCAGTTATTACTGCAAATGTTTGAACAAGTATCCCCATAATATCCCTCTTTACAAATACTGCATTTCCCCGTTTGTTTATCACAAGAACTACTAAGGCAACCCATGCTACAAGTCGTATTACAATTGTTTCCATAGAAACCATCAATACACTTACCTATACAAACAGCAGTCGTTTGATCACATCCTGAATTATCACATCCGGTACAAATTTTCTCACAAGAATCACCATAGTAACCAGCTTTGCATCCTCCCACACATCTACCAGACGTTCTATCACATGATGTACCTTTACAGTTACTGCTGCACGATAGCTCGCATCTAGTACCGAATTTCATGTTTGGACAATTTCCACTGCACGTTCCGTCTTCCTTATTACATTGGTTTGTTGAACATGACGACGGACATGACCTACTGCAATGACTACCATGATATCCGGCAACACAATTTGACGTACATGCCCCGCCGATTTTCAGGCAGGTTCTAGGTGAACAGTTCGTTGAACAATCTAAATCACAGTAATCACCATATTTGCCAGAGAGGCAATTTCCCCAACATGCGCCAGTTGTTGGATTACAACTACTACCATCACAATTTGACCCACAAGGAAGTTGACAAAATTCCCCATAAAACCCCTGCTTGCAGCCGGAGAAACACTTGCTATCTACTTGACTACATTTATTATTTAAGCAATTGAAGTTACAGGGTTGTAAGCAATCGTTACCATGGTATCCGTCTACACAACCGGCGTCACACAAGCCAGTATTACGATTACATGTAGTTAAGCAATTAGGACATTGCAAGTCACATGTCTGACCGTAACGTTTGATATTGCAGTCACTACTACATATGCCATTGCTATCACATTCACCTTGATTACAGTTTGTGGTACAACTATCTTTACATTTGTTACCATACCAACCCGTTTTGCATCCTTCCGTGCATGTTCCTGATGTTTTATCGCAAGAATTCAAAGTGGCACAATTATCGCTACATCTAACGCACTGTCCGGAATCGAGATACCAACCAGTTTGACAGCGCTCACAAACGGTTGGTTGATTCGCAACACAAGATTCGCAGTTTGATAATGAACAGGTAAACGAATCGCAACGCGGTCCACTCCATCCTGCAGAACAACCAAACCGACAGTTTCCAGTGTTAGGAAAGCACTTAGCTATGTTGGTGTTATTTGTTTTACAACCTGTACTACAGGTTT
Protein-coding sequences here:
- the LOC143052050 gene encoding uncharacterized protein LOC143052050, with protein sequence MRGKEKGANLRLSLQKKTTCNFGEWGGSCQYNCSSTCYYGNECSSNGGKCGCEQLHGNCYGCAKNYFGDVCNKACNQNCSLSDQCVLSGLACGCERQLGYCNSCPKTLWGNYCDKSCSIRCINFECDRASSQCTSGCTKGYYGSDCSSTCSTSCLYGCDQQTAGCFPSYCVNCNGGLPKCDQNNRKCLNGCIDGFYGPSCDKTCSVVTNNTLCTKCQALVSVGITVCTECQPGYYYDGVIGNCKTCSTGCKTNNTNIAKCFPNTGNCRFGCSAGWSGPRCDSFTCSLSNCESCVANQPTVCERCQTGWYLDSGQCVRCSDNCATLNSCDKTSGTCTEGCKTGWYGNKCKDSCTTNCNQGECDSNGICSSDCNIKRYGQTCDLQCPNCLTTCNRNTGLCDAGCVDGYHGNDCLQPCNFNCLNNKCSQVDSKCFSGCKQGFYGEFCQLPCGSNCDGSSCNPTTGACWGNCLSGKYGDYCDLDCSTNCSPRTCLKIGGACTSNCVAGYHGSHCSRSCPSSCSTNQCNKEDGTCSGNCPNMKFGTRCELSCSSNCKGTSCDRTSGRCVGGCKAGYYGDSCEKICTGCDNSGCDQTTAVCIGKCIDGFYGNNCNTTCSMGCLSSSCDKQTGKCSICKEGYYGDTCSNICSNNCKLSRCNQTTGLCSEGCAPGKFGQLCVNSCSSCTLCNQTTGNCEGCAPGKYGLNCQSNCNTNCGLSPSGQIICDGIDGYCLNSCKDGWYGTYCNIPCNNAIHCISTSCDRLSGRCSGNCVTGWYGATCNLRCSENCYGNLCDRDSGECIYNCTSGFYGTQCKTPCVNTCTDCERLFGTCSTCQPGYYGQTCQSPCSSHCSKSSTVVCNQLTGICNDGCANGWYGQSCTNECSQTCFNNECDIDSGKCSQQCVVDKYGEYCENSCTNCAGTSRGNCNPGNGNCLFGCDDGYFGNFCTQSCYSGCKNKKCIYSANNCSYGCENGLYGFSCTGTCNTNCLNNMCNQKTGLCTSGCKPGWFGQKCKYACPVSCSGSVCDQVTGSCVDVCDGSDCEGLSLTHINTLTNIMNAQALSLYC